Proteins from a single region of Neodiprion virginianus isolate iyNeoVirg1 chromosome 4, iyNeoVirg1.1, whole genome shotgun sequence:
- the LOC124304035 gene encoding uncharacterized protein LOC124304035, which produces MNRILVILSMTVVAVFGNAIMQPVHDSSSASSQQQTASSSGASPGVHQTPSYTGVAITPQNSYSPYFPTYPEYNDQRYSVQTGYEGYVVSPEVAVEEPQATGYSGLWSVMSPISRFALTYGARAGVYFLNLLLLLLLGGIFTTSVCTFTPLCTITLLGLGKAQVREQVSELARTYMTPERISAATGLVKTAIDKYAAMQTQPINEETNETDKKS; this is translated from the exons atgaatcgcATCCTGGTGATATTGTCGATGACTGTGGTCGCCGTTTTTGGCAACGCCATAATGCAGCCTGTGCATGACAGTTCATCGGCCTCGTCACAGCAGCAGACAGCTTCTTCGTCGGGCGCATCTCCCGGCGTTCATCAAACGCCGAGTTATACCGGGGTGGCGATTACGCCTCAGAACAGCTACTCTCCCTACTTCCCAACGTATCCCGAGTACAACGATCAGAGATATTCCGTGCAGACGGGGTACGAAGGATACGTCGTATCTCCCGAGGTTGCCGTCGAGGAACCCCAGGCAACCGGGTATTCCGGATTATGGTCCGTAATGTCGCCGATATCGAGATTCGCCCTGACCTACGGTGCCCGTGCCGGTGtttatttcttaaatttgTTGCTGCTCTTACTCCTCGGAGGAATCTTTACGACCTCTGTCTGCACCTTCACTCCACTCTGCACGATAACCTTATTGGGTTTAGGAAAGGCTCAG GTCAGGGAACAAGTATCCGAATTGGCTCGTACCTATATGACTCCGGAGAGGATTTCCGCTGCTACTGGACTGGTGAAAACGGCGATCGACAAATACGCCGCGATGCAAACGCAGCCCATTAATGAGGAGACCAACGAAACTGACAAGAAATCTTGA
- the LOC124304034 gene encoding uncharacterized protein LOC124304034 encodes MSGTHTGSAMAILILGLTTILVSMVPMAAEAAAVVQRNASARQLDLWEDEDYVPYRGDRFNVFDWGLCKNLAAKYPSNMLISPISVKLALVLLYEGAQGQTAHELAGALELPNGREATRDRFSTILRSLQTYQQEYTLDISTRLIVDTSIQPKQRYSAIVKTFYSTDVVTTNLSNARPALASINAWVSNVTHGHIKEVLTDEQKIKESVFLVMNALYFEGTWRHPFSKNATKYGAFHTDIEKTVQVPYMNAVGRFYYADIPELDAQLVRLPYLGHKYAMFIVVPRARTGLQQLVKDINPFIIKNHMMLMQEIPLEVSLPKFKFDFTTHLESTLRELGIRDIFDNTAAFPGIARARANSQRLIVSDFVQKAGIEVDETGTTAQVVTVVSLGNKNSDTVVNVRHPFFFFIEDEFSGAIVFVGKVTNPLETNGFFEEPVTKSPNPFGSTIFSAVPVAAPVTPATDPNAGDRFNFFDIELLQALTAEGEDNIVVAPASVKAALTALVEGTGGRTATEILTLLRLPSDTESLRLAAERSLAPFKVRRVGAELDIATRLWTGNDVTVNPKYSEILRQYYNSDVEVVNFVDAPGASHLINNWVRETTRGHIKSIVDPGSLGSGVRLLLTNALYLKSTWKTSFDRSLTAPRCFQVPNYGCENTYLMESLAYYPYAYIPSLQAEAIELPYADGKLSMLILLPERLEDGIHALMKDLAHTPLPSIIGSLQETEVLLSVPRFSIETKIDLRSVLESLGIKDLFDLKANISGIANGPLKVGNILHNAKIEVNEEGTIASAVTGIAVVPLMGSTVQRFRADHPFVFILRDSDSGSVLFAGRVTRPDLIPVSGAQNNINMSRRLLRRSV; translated from the exons ATGAGCGGGACTCACACGGGCTCGG CCATGGCGATCCTCATTCTCGGCTTGACCACAATTTTGGTCTCCATGGTCCCCATGGCGGCTGAGGCTGCAGCGGTTGTACAGAGAAACGCTTCGGCTAGGCAACTGGATTTATGGGAGGACGAGGACTACGTTCCTTACCGAGGTGATCGGTTCAACGTCTTCGACTGGGGTCTGTGCAAG AATCTGGCGGCGAAGTACCCCTCCAACATGCTCATCTCGCCGATATCAGTGAAACTCGCCTTGGTTTTGCTCTACGAAGGTGCTCAAGGCCAAACTGCTCACGAGCTTGCCGGTGCCTTGGAGCTTCCCAATGGTCGTGAAGCGACTCGGGATCGTTTCTCGACCATTCTCCGCTCTTTGCAG ACGTATCAGCAAGAGTACACCTTGGACATATCTACTCGTCTTATTGTCGACACGTCGATTCAGCCTAAACAACGTTACAGTGCCATCGTCAAGACTTTTTACTCCACAGACGTTGTGACCACTAATTTATCCAATGCCCGTCCTGCACTCGCAAGCATCAATGCATGGGTCAGCAATGTGACTCATGGTCATATTAAGGAAGTTCTTACGGACG AGCAAAAAATCAAGGAATCCGTTTTCTTGGTGATGAATGCCTTGTACTTTGAGGGGACCTGGCGACATCCGTTCTCGAAGAACGCTACTAAGTATGGCGCCTTCCACACAGACATCGAGAAGACCGTTCAAGTTCCCTACATGAATGCCGTTGGCCGTTTCTATTACGCAGATATTCCAGAGCTGGATGCCCAACTCGTCAGATTGCCTTATCTC GGTCACAAATACGCGATGTTCATAGTTGTGCCTCGAGCAAGAACCGGGCTTCAGCAGCTAGTGAAAGACATAAACCCGTTCATTATAAAGAATCATATGATGTTGATGCAGGAGATCCCATTGGAAGTATCTTTGCCTAAATTCAAATTCGACTTCACAACTCATTTGGAATCTACGCTTCGTGAG TTGGGCATCCGAGATATTTTCGACAATACAGCTGCTTTTCCTGGCATAGCTAGAGCCAGGGCAAACTCTCAGCGTCTAATCGTTTCTGACTTTGTTCAGAAAGCAGGCATAGAGGTGGACGAGACTGGTACCACAGCGCAAGTCGTTACTG tGGTTTCACTCGGCAACAAGAATTCCGACACAGTTGTCAACGTTAGGCATccgttcttcttcttcatagAGGACGAGTTTTCCGGGGCTATAGTCTTCGTTGGGAAAGTAACGAACCCCCTGGAAACGAATGGATTTTTCGAGGAACCGGTGACAAAATCGCCAAACCCGTTTGGCTCAACGATCTTCAGCGCAGTTCCAGTCGCTGCACCTG TCACACCTGCGACAGATCCGAATGCTGGCGACAGATTCAACTTCTTCGACATTGAACTTCTGCAG GCCCTGACCGCGGAAGGCGAAGATAATATTGTCGTGGCTCCGGCAAGCGTGAAGGCAGCATTGACCGCTCTGGTTGAAGGAACCGGCGGTCGCACTGCCACCGAAATCCTTACCTTGCTCAGACTACCCTCGGACACAGAGAGCCTGAGGTTGGCTGCGGAACGTTCTTTGGCTCCTTTCAAG GTACGAAGGGTCGGCGCTGAATTGGATATTGCCACGCGTTTGTGGACCGGAAACGACGTCACGGTTAATCCAAAGTACAGTGAGATTTTGCGGCAATACTACAATAGCGACGTTGAGGTTGTTAACTTTGTCGACGCTCCAGGAGCTTCTCATTTAATAAACAACTGGGTACGCGAAACAACTAGGGGACACATTAAATCCATCGTCGATCCTG GCAGTCTTGGTTCCGGAGTGCGGTTGCTATTGACGAATGCGTTGTATCTGAAGAGCACGTGGAAGACATCATTCGATCGGAGTTTGACCGCCCCAAGATGTTTCCAGgtgccaaattacggctgtgAGAATACCTACCTCATGGAGAGTTTGGCATATTATCCGTACGCCTACATTCCGTCGTTGCAGGCCGAAGCGATAGAGCTTCCATACGCG GATGGGAAACTGTCCATGTTGATTCTACTCCCTGAGCGCCTCGAGGACGGAATACACGCGCTCATGAAGGACTTGGCTCACACTCCGCTGCCAAGTATCATTGGTAGCCTACAAGAAACGGAAGTCCTTTTGTCTGTACCGAGGTTCAGCATCGAAACCAAGATAGATCTGCGATCAGTTTTAGAAAGT CTTGGAATCAAAGACTTATTTGACTTGAAAGCCAACATTTCCGGAATCGCAAACGGCCCTCTCAAGGTGGGGAATATACTGCACAATGCGAAGATCGAGGTGAACGAGGAAGGAACAATTGCTTCAGCAGTTACAG GAATTGCGGTTGTGCCATTGATGGGTTCCACGGTTCAGCGTTTCCGAGCCGATCATCCGTTCGTCTTCATCCTGCGGGACTCGGACTCGGGTTCTGTGCTTTTCGCGGGTCGAGTCACAAGACCAGACTTGATCCCAGTTTCGGGAGCGCAGAATAATATTAACATGTCGCGTCGCTTGCTCCGCAGAAGTGTATAA